In Phragmites australis chromosome 16, lpPhrAust1.1, whole genome shotgun sequence, one DNA window encodes the following:
- the LOC133895578 gene encoding pentatricopeptide repeat-containing protein At3g59040-like codes for MEAAVIGSQSLLSFPSSLCKAKASCGLPICNVKIKSNRRLEVVCHGMLATRKFMQRKKKEEVFKDADDEAEQKNWRRMMREIEESGSAVSILKTQRSKKSPLPRDVVLGTLVRFKQLKKWNIVSEILEWLRTQHWWDFSEMDFLMLVTAYGKLGDFSRAERVLKYMNKKGHQPSVISQTALMEAYGRAKQYRKAEAVFRRMQTSGPEPSPVTYQIILKSLVEGDKYKEAEAIFEDLLNEKRASFKPDQKMFHMLIYMYKKAGDYAQARKLFAQMSERGIPLSTVTFNSLMSFETDYKEVSSIYDQMQRAGLKPDVVSYSLLIKAYGKSRREEEALAVFEEMLDAGVRPTRKSYNILLDAFAISGLVEEANTVFKAMRRHRVEPDLCSYTTMLLAYVNASNMDGAEKFFRRIKEDGLKPNVVVYGTLMKGYSKLNNVEKVMRVYERMRIQGVEPNQTIYTAIMDVHGRNSDFGNAVIWFKEMETRGYPPDQKAKNILLSLAKTSEDQQEANELVRNGAIQLEVKTDDEEVDGADGHEGGQTDAGNHHSLDSSHTRSDLNGRIRASNYAFDEGNDDDDDDYEEEDDEEFNFVTFKDKRELKFAS; via the exons ATGGAGGCGGCGGTGATAGGGTCGCAATCCCTGCTCTCCTTCCCCTCCAGCCTCTG CAAAGCAAAAGCATCGTGTGGTTTACCTATCTGcaatgtgaagatcaagagcaatCGGAGACTGGAGGTGGTTTGCCATGGGATGTTGGCTACCAGAAAGTTTatgcaaaggaaaaagaaagaggaagtCTTCAAGGATGCTGATGATGAGGCCGAGCAGAAGAATTGGAGGAGAATGATGAGGGAGATAGAAGAATCAGGATCGGCTGTATCCATTCTGAAGACTCAGAGAAGCAAGAAAAGTCCACTACCAAGAGATGTTGTTCTTGGGACTCTTGTGCGGTTCAAACAATTGAAAAAATGGAATATTGTCAGTGAG ATTCTTGAATGGCTTAGAACACAGCATTGGTGGGACTTCAGTGAGATGGACTTCCTGATGCTTGTGACGGCTTATGGAAAGTTGGGTGATTTTAGCAGGGCGGAAAGGGTTCTAAAGTACATGAACAAGAAAGGCCACCAGCCAAGCGTGATATCTCAGACTGCCCTAATGGAAGCCTATGGAAGAGCCAAGCAGTACCGTAAGGCTGAAGCAGTATTCCGTAGGATGCAAACATCAGGCCCTGAACCATCACCTGTGACATATCAGATCATTTTGAAATCTTTAGTTGAG GGTGATAAATATAAGGAAGCCGAAGCTATATTTGAGGACCTTCTTAATGAAAAAAGAGCTTCTTTTAAGCCAGACCAGAAGATGTTTCATATGTTGATTTATATGTACAAGAAAGCTGGTGACTATGCCCAGGCTCGTAAGCTATTTGCACAGATGTCTGAGAGAGGCATTCCATTATCTACAGTCACTTTTAATAGTTTAATGTCATTTGAAACAGACTACAAGGAAGTTTCAAGTATTTATGATCAG ATGCAAAGAGCTGGACTAAAACCAGATGTTGTGAGTTATTCCCTGCTCATCAAAGCTTATGGGAAATCCAGGAGGGAAGAAGAAGCATTGGCAGTTTTTGAAGAGATGCTTGATGCGGGAGTCAG GCCAACACGCAAATCATATAACATTTTGCTTGATGCATTTGCAATATCTGGATTGGTAGAAGAGGCTAATACAGTTTTCAAGGCAATGAGAAGACACAG GGTTGAGCCTGATCTCTGCTCTTATACAACTATGCTCTTAGCTTATGTAAATGCTTCTAACATGGATGGAGCTGAGAAATTCTTCCGTAGGATTAAAGAGGATGGTTTGAAGCCCAATGTTGTTGTTTATGGAACTCTGATGAAAGGGTATTCAAAATTAAATAATGTTGAGAAAGTTATGAGGGTGTATGAGAGAATGCGGATCCAGGGCGTTGAACCCAACCAGACTATCTACACTGCCATCATGGATGTACATGGCAGGAACTCAGATTTTGGAAATGCTGTCATTTGGTTTAAAGAAATGGAAACTCGTGGATACCCACCAGACCAGAAAGCAAAAAACATCCTACTTTCGCTTGCCAAAACATCGGAAGACCAACAAGAAGCGAATGAGTTGGTACGGAATGGTGCAATTCAGCTGGAAGTGAAAACCGATGATGAAGAGGTGGATGGTGCTGATGGGCATGAAGGTGGGCAAACTGATGCTGGAAATCACCATTCGTTAGACAGTTCACACACAAGAAGTGATCTAAATGGTAGGATCAGGGCTAGTAACTATGCTTTTGATGAGGGgaatgacgacgacgacgatgattaTGAGGAAGAGGATGATGAAGAGTTCAATTTTGTTACGTTCAAAGATAAGAGAGAACTAAAATTTGCAAGTTGA